One window from the genome of Methanoculleus sp. 7T encodes:
- the glgB gene encoding 1,4-alpha-glucan branching protein GlgB, giving the protein MHQTLPDIMRTGSLITDYDVYLFKQGNHFRLHEKLGSHPVTAGDTEGTFFAVWAPNAAEVSVIGDFNEWEAGRNPLWMRGDGSGIWEGFIPEVGHGALYKYHIRSRYNDYSVDKGDPFAYFWEVPPKTASVVWGLAYTWRDRAWMRGREENNSPDAPISIYELHFGSWRKVPEEGNRSLSYREAAEELAEYMLNADFTHVEFLPIMEHPFYASWGYQTLGYFAPTSRYGTPQDFMYLVDYLHQRGIGVILDWVPSHFPADGYGLSYFDGTHLYEHALPSQRYHPEWKSYIFNLGRNEVRSFLLSSAHFWLERYHADGLRVDAVSSMLYLDYARSAGEWTPNVYGGRENLEAIGFLRKVNDTVHANFPDTLVIAEEATSWPGVTAPTATGGLGFDLKWNMGWMHDTLDYFALDPVFRKYRLDLLTFSIWYAFNERYVLPLSHDEVVHEKSSLIGKMPGDEWRKRANLRLLYGYMFTHPGKKLLFMGGEFGQWSEWSHDAGLEWGLLQYPPHREILQWVGDLNRLYRRVPALHERDAEPGGFEWVDFSDVEKSIISYLRRGRSADEVVLVVCNCTPMPRYGYRVGIPFGGFWEEVLNSDAVEYGGSGVGNLGGVEAERVPAHGRPWSLPLTLPPLGVVVFAPEGA; this is encoded by the coding sequence ATGCACCAGACCCTACCGGATATCATGAGGACGGGCAGCCTCATCACCGACTACGACGTCTACCTCTTCAAGCAGGGAAACCACTTCCGCCTGCATGAGAAACTGGGATCGCACCCTGTCACCGCCGGAGATACGGAGGGAACGTTCTTTGCGGTCTGGGCGCCGAACGCGGCGGAAGTCTCGGTCATCGGGGACTTCAACGAGTGGGAGGCGGGCCGAAACCCGCTCTGGATGCGCGGCGACGGTTCCGGCATCTGGGAGGGGTTTATCCCGGAGGTCGGCCACGGGGCGCTCTACAAATACCATATCAGAAGTAGGTACAACGACTACTCCGTAGACAAAGGCGACCCGTTCGCCTATTTCTGGGAGGTCCCGCCGAAGACCGCGTCCGTCGTCTGGGGCCTCGCCTACACCTGGCGCGACCGGGCGTGGATGCGGGGCCGCGAGGAGAACAACTCCCCTGATGCTCCGATATCTATCTACGAGCTCCACTTCGGTTCGTGGCGGAAGGTGCCGGAGGAGGGGAACCGGTCCCTCAGTTACCGGGAGGCGGCGGAAGAACTCGCCGAATACATGCTTAACGCCGATTTTACCCACGTGGAGTTCCTCCCAATCATGGAACACCCGTTCTACGCCTCATGGGGTTACCAGACGCTCGGCTACTTCGCCCCGACAAGCAGGTACGGCACCCCACAGGACTTCATGTATCTCGTCGACTACCTCCACCAACGCGGGATCGGGGTGATCCTCGACTGGGTGCCGTCCCACTTCCCGGCCGACGGCTATGGACTCTCTTACTTCGACGGCACGCACCTCTACGAGCATGCTCTCCCCAGCCAGCGCTACCACCCCGAGTGGAAGAGTTATATCTTCAACCTCGGGAGAAACGAGGTCAGGTCGTTCCTCCTGAGCAGCGCCCACTTCTGGCTTGAGCGCTACCATGCCGACGGGCTGCGGGTGGATGCGGTCTCCTCGATGCTCTACCTCGACTACGCACGGAGCGCCGGAGAGTGGACTCCGAACGTCTACGGCGGGAGGGAGAACCTCGAGGCTATAGGGTTCCTTCGGAAGGTGAACGACACGGTCCACGCCAACTTTCCCGATACGCTCGTCATTGCCGAGGAGGCGACCTCTTGGCCGGGAGTGACCGCCCCGACCGCGACCGGGGGGCTCGGGTTCGACCTGAAGTGGAACATGGGCTGGATGCACGACACCCTGGACTACTTCGCGCTCGACCCGGTCTTCCGGAAGTACCGGCTGGATCTTCTCACGTTCAGCATATGGTATGCGTTCAATGAGCGCTACGTCCTCCCCCTCTCGCACGACGAGGTCGTCCACGAGAAGAGTTCGCTCATCGGGAAGATGCCCGGCGACGAGTGGCGGAAACGGGCGAACCTCCGCCTCCTCTACGGGTATATGTTCACGCACCCGGGGAAGAAGCTCCTCTTCATGGGGGGTGAGTTCGGGCAGTGGTCGGAGTGGAGCCATGACGCCGGGCTTGAGTGGGGCCTCCTGCAGTATCCTCCCCACCGGGAGATCCTCCAGTGGGTCGGGGATCTAAACCGCCTCTATCGGCGTGTGCCCGCCCTTCACGAGCGGGACGCCGAGCCGGGCGGGTTCGAGTGGGTCGACTTCTCCGACGTGGAGAAGAGCATCATCAGTTACCTCCGGCGGGGACGGTCGGCAGACGAGGTCGTCCTCGTCGTCTGCAACTGCACCCCGATGCCGCGCTACGGCTACCGGGTCGGCATCCCGTTCGGCGGGTTCTGGGAGGAGGTGCTCAACAGCGACGCGGTCGAGTACGGCGGGAGCGGCGTCGGGAATCTCGGCGGGGTGGAGGCGGAACGGGTCCCGGCGCACGGCCGGCCGTGGTCGCTCCCGCTCACCCTGCCCCCGCTCGGGGTCGTCGTCTTCGCTCCCGAGGGGGCGTGA
- a CDS encoding glycosyltransferase family 4 protein, translating into METLKIAFFCWESLHSSFKVGGLAPAATRLAEHLARRGHEVHFFTRGKPGDATEINGVRYHYCLPYGDNIIEYCRTMSNMLVDAFRACDAPAFDILHFHDWHPVEAMHALRDRNTVLSFHSTEYGRHGGNFGGWWEFKEISGKEWYGGYIAKAVTTVSNSTKTEVMWLYNVPEWKVTVIPNGIDPSAYRIGVDPGEVKKHYGIHPLAPVVLFVGRLTYQKGPDLLVQAVPGILAKRWDVQFLFAGTGDMRGYLEGTAHGLPVRFLGYVSDAEHIRLLNACDLVAIPSRNEPFGLVLTEAWSAERCVVATDVGGLSENIDNYVNGIKVPVRPDSIAWGIGHLIDDPAYMQKLGKAGRRKVMEKFRWDVVTERTVDVYRKVLSGSLSTMR; encoded by the coding sequence ATGGAGACGCTTAAGATAGCATTCTTCTGCTGGGAGTCGCTCCACTCCTCGTTCAAGGTAGGCGGCCTTGCCCCGGCGGCGACCCGCCTCGCCGAGCATCTCGCCCGGAGGGGGCACGAAGTCCACTTCTTCACGCGGGGAAAGCCCGGGGATGCGACGGAGATAAACGGCGTCCGCTATCACTACTGCCTGCCGTACGGAGACAACATCATCGAGTACTGCAGGACCATGAGCAACATGCTCGTAGACGCTTTTCGCGCCTGCGATGCCCCGGCGTTCGATATCCTCCACTTCCACGACTGGCACCCCGTCGAGGCGATGCACGCCCTCCGCGACCGAAACACCGTCCTCTCCTTCCATTCCACCGAGTACGGGCGCCACGGGGGGAACTTCGGCGGCTGGTGGGAATTTAAGGAGATATCGGGCAAGGAGTGGTATGGGGGCTACATCGCAAAGGCGGTCACGACCGTCTCGAACTCGACGAAGACCGAGGTGATGTGGCTCTACAACGTCCCGGAGTGGAAAGTCACCGTCATCCCGAACGGAATCGATCCTTCTGCCTACCGTATCGGGGTCGACCCGGGCGAGGTGAAGAAGCACTACGGCATCCATCCGCTCGCGCCCGTCGTCCTCTTCGTCGGGCGTCTCACCTACCAGAAGGGGCCCGACCTCCTCGTCCAAGCCGTTCCCGGGATCCTCGCCAAACGCTGGGACGTGCAGTTTCTCTTCGCCGGCACCGGAGATATGCGCGGCTACCTCGAAGGGACGGCGCACGGTCTTCCCGTGCGGTTTCTCGGCTACGTCTCCGACGCCGAGCACATCCGGCTCCTGAACGCCTGCGACCTCGTCGCCATCCCGAGCAGAAACGAGCCCTTCGGGCTCGTCCTCACGGAGGCGTGGAGTGCGGAACGCTGCGTCGTCGCGACCGACGTCGGAGGGCTCTCCGAGAACATCGATAACTACGTAAACGGGATCAAAGTCCCGGTTCGGCCGGACTCGATCGCTTGGGGGATCGGTCACCTCATCGACGACCCGGCGTATATGCAGAAACTCGGGAAGGCGGGGCGTAGGAAGGTAATGGAGAAGTTCAGGTGGGACGTCGTCACGGAGAGGACAGTCGACGTCTACAGAAAAGTTCTTTCCGGCAGCCTCTCGACCATGAGGTGA
- a CDS encoding alpha-amylase: MTGEGSNPPKVCLGFDIHYPCYLNPGFRPDIRRKRNLKNSYFYPDAKEDLGRIVDRSFRPTTEVLLDLLDEGFRCAFSISGTVMERLEQWYPDTLELVSHAAKHPNAEVLAQTYYHSVAGQFADLREFVDELLMHRDTMKEHFSVVPTTFAHTDYPITPATAEALAGAGIEAAIIEGSVEPAPERDPNHTYTYHGLPVLITHCELSDDIAVRFPWREWDKWPLMADRYAEWLSISPGECITLFLDYRVFGDAVGPETGIFEFLRALPSALAENGIETVHPSDAARLPPYGDIKETAGPDRQKTIMQQSALEALEGAEGLVAEKEVWRCLLMTDHIRRMAMRSVSCGKPLHAVSHQAAYDYFASFMRILSHFEEQSAAGTRSPKSARSLRCVPPDLAFSFSSYDRPAGYAAHSLQELANMLEFTPDDVVSYHVERGDFSRWIDQVIGDAKLAGKVGDISDRAELRSAIQKRIERLWRRLR, translated from the coding sequence ATGACGGGCGAGGGCTCAAATCCACCGAAGGTCTGTCTGGGATTCGATATCCATTATCCCTGCTATCTCAATCCCGGATTTCGACCAGATATCAGGCGAAAGAGAAACCTGAAGAACAGTTACTTTTACCCGGATGCAAAGGAAGACTTGGGACGGATCGTCGACCGATCGTTCCGGCCGACGACCGAGGTTCTCCTCGACCTTCTCGACGAAGGGTTCAGATGCGCCTTCAGCATCTCCGGAACAGTGATGGAGCGCCTTGAACAGTGGTACCCGGATACGCTCGAACTCGTTTCTCATGCGGCAAAGCACCCAAACGCCGAAGTCCTCGCGCAGACCTATTACCACAGCGTCGCCGGGCAGTTTGCCGACCTCCGGGAGTTCGTGGACGAACTTCTCATGCACCGCGACACGATGAAGGAGCACTTCTCGGTCGTGCCGACCACGTTTGCGCATACCGACTACCCCATCACCCCGGCCACCGCAGAGGCCCTTGCCGGAGCCGGGATCGAGGCGGCGATCATCGAGGGGAGTGTGGAGCCCGCTCCGGAGAGGGACCCAAACCACACCTACACCTACCATGGCCTCCCGGTCCTCATCACCCACTGCGAACTTTCCGACGACATTGCCGTGCGGTTTCCGTGGAGGGAGTGGGACAAGTGGCCGCTCATGGCCGACCGGTATGCAGAGTGGCTCTCGATCTCCCCCGGCGAATGCATCACGCTCTTCCTCGACTACCGCGTCTTCGGGGATGCCGTCGGCCCCGAGACGGGCATCTTCGAGTTCCTGCGTGCACTCCCGTCCGCCCTCGCCGAGAATGGGATCGAGACCGTGCACCCCTCCGACGCCGCCCGCCTCCCGCCGTACGGGGATATCAAGGAGACCGCCGGCCCGGACCGGCAGAAGACCATCATGCAGCAGTCCGCACTCGAAGCGCTTGAGGGGGCCGAGGGGCTGGTTGCGGAGAAGGAGGTCTGGCGGTGCCTCCTCATGACCGACCATATCCGGAGGATGGCCATGCGCTCGGTCTCGTGCGGGAAACCGCTCCACGCCGTCAGCCACCAAGCGGCCTACGACTACTTCGCCTCCTTCATGCGGATCCTCTCGCACTTCGAGGAACAGTCCGCGGCCGGCACACGGTCCCCGAAATCGGCCCGTTCCCTGCGCTGCGTCCCGCCCGATCTGGCGTTCTCCTTCTCGTCATACGACCGGCCTGCCGGCTACGCCGCCCACAGCCTGCAGGAACTTGCGAATATGCTCGAATTTACCCCGGACGACGTCGTCAGTTACCACGTCGAGCGGGGGGACTTTTCCCGGTGGATCGACCAGGTCATCGGCGATGCGAAGCTCGCCGGGAAGGTCGGGGATATCTCCGACCGCGCCGAACTCCGGTCCGCGATCCAGAAGAGGATTGAGAGACTATGGAGACGCTTAAGATAG
- a CDS encoding GNAT family N-acetyltransferase, whose translation MSTDGFAVRTMTRQEVRVAVGWAEQEGWNPGIYDAEAFYAADPEGFFVAELDGKPIGSISVVNYSETFAFAGLYILKPEYRNRGYGSRLFAAGTAHAGDRNIGGDGVLTMQEKYRTRSGFSLAYRNIRFEGTGGGNEPEGLVDTAAVPFDRLAAYDARHFPAPRPRFLEEWIRQEGTRGRAVLGGDGEVAGYGIIRRCHRGHKIGPLFADTPQVAEDIFLALSAQAPGEPVYLDAPEPNAAAVALARRHGMVPVFETARIYTKAVPDLPLDEIFGVTSFELG comes from the coding sequence TTGAGCACCGATGGGTTTGCCGTGAGGACGATGACGCGGCAGGAGGTTCGAGTCGCCGTCGGCTGGGCGGAGCAGGAGGGGTGGAACCCGGGGATTTACGATGCGGAGGCCTTCTATGCCGCCGACCCGGAGGGGTTCTTCGTCGCGGAACTCGACGGCAAGCCGATAGGGTCGATCTCGGTCGTCAACTACAGTGAGACGTTCGCCTTTGCCGGCCTGTATATCCTGAAGCCGGAGTACCGGAACAGGGGTTACGGGAGCAGGCTGTTTGCCGCAGGCACGGCCCACGCCGGGGACCGGAACATCGGGGGCGACGGCGTCCTCACGATGCAGGAGAAATACCGCACGCGGTCCGGCTTTTCGCTCGCCTACAGAAACATCAGGTTCGAGGGCACCGGCGGCGGCAACGAGCCCGAAGGACTCGTCGATACCGCCGCGGTGCCGTTTGACCGGCTTGCCGCATACGATGCCCGGCACTTCCCGGCGCCGCGCCCTCGCTTCCTTGAGGAGTGGATCCGGCAGGAGGGGACGCGGGGCCGGGCGGTGCTCGGGGGAGACGGCGAGGTCGCAGGATACGGCATCATCCGGCGATGTCATCGCGGCCATAAGATCGGGCCGCTCTTTGCGGATACGCCGCAGGTTGCGGAGGATATCTTTCTTGCGCTCTCGGCGCAGGCTCCGGGCGAGCCGGTCTACCTCGATGCACCGGAACCGAACGCCGCCGCCGTGGCGCTCGCACGCCGGCACGGGATGGTCCCCGTCTTTGAGACGGCACGGATCTACACGAAGGCGGTCCCCGACTTGCCCCTCGACGAGATCTTCGGCGTGACATCGTTCGAGCTCGGGTGA
- a CDS encoding Orn/Lys/Arg family decarboxylase — translation MDYLEEFPVLIIDDELHSDTAEGRASREIVKELKAEDFPVIEALTARDGVHAFLSHPHASCIIIDWELTPEPADGMLTARDVITLIRERNPKVPIFLNTEKLAISAIPLGVISRIDGYIWKLEDTPAFIAGHIKRAAKNYLADVLPPFFQGLMDYVEEYKYSWHTPGHMGGVAFLKSAPGRIFYNFFGENTLRADLSVSVPELGSLLKHSGVVGEAERKAAEVFGADRTYFVTGGTSAANKIVWLATVTPGDVVLVDRNCHKSVMHAIIMTGAVPVYLIPARNEYGIIGPIHSREFRPEVIREKIRDCPLIEDPALQTVRLAAITNSTYDGICYSAERIEEQLRGVVPYLHFDEAWFGYARFHPLYAGRFGMHTEDEVGPTVFATQSTHKVLAAFSQGSMLHIRQGRGPVDHPRFNEAFMMFTSTSPQYTIIASLDVATKMMAGHSGKFLVEESIEEAIVFRKKMVTVAEEIRAGSRSGEDYWWFTVWQPDCILDLGEERSFEEVDDRVLLDNAGCWLLDPHDAWHGFPGLEEGYAMLDPIKVTILTPGIGPGGEMEDRGIPAAIVTKYLRKSGIVVEKTGYYSFLILFTLGITKGKSGTLLAELFRFKALYDGNSPLEEVFPDLVREHPARYAGRGLADLCREMHAYLRERPIADVVQRICATLPEPAMTPAEAYRHLVRGEVTPVPADELEGRTVAVMVVPYPPGIPVIMPGERCGPATRGIVDYLVSLQEFDILFPGFENEVHGVDVVARDGRRVYYIYCVAE, via the coding sequence ATGGACTATCTGGAGGAGTTTCCCGTTCTCATCATCGACGACGAACTGCATTCCGATACCGCGGAGGGCCGGGCTTCGCGGGAGATCGTGAAAGAACTGAAAGCCGAGGACTTCCCGGTCATCGAAGCCCTGACCGCCCGCGACGGGGTTCATGCCTTCCTCTCGCACCCGCATGCGAGTTGCATCATCATCGACTGGGAACTCACCCCCGAGCCCGCCGACGGCATGCTCACCGCGCGAGATGTCATAACCCTCATCAGGGAGCGCAACCCGAAGGTCCCGATCTTCTTGAATACCGAGAAACTGGCGATATCCGCCATCCCGCTCGGCGTCATATCCCGGATCGACGGCTACATCTGGAAACTCGAGGATACCCCGGCGTTCATCGCCGGCCACATCAAGCGGGCGGCAAAGAACTACCTCGCCGACGTCCTCCCCCCGTTCTTCCAGGGGCTCATGGACTACGTCGAGGAGTACAAATACTCCTGGCATACCCCGGGGCACATGGGCGGCGTCGCGTTCCTCAAGAGCGCCCCCGGCCGGATCTTCTACAACTTCTTCGGCGAGAATACGTTGCGGGCCGACCTCTCGGTCTCGGTGCCGGAGCTCGGGTCGCTCCTGAAACACTCCGGCGTCGTCGGGGAGGCGGAGCGGAAGGCCGCGGAGGTCTTCGGGGCCGACCGGACCTACTTCGTCACCGGCGGCACGTCGGCCGCGAACAAGATCGTCTGGCTTGCGACCGTCACCCCCGGCGACGTCGTCCTTGTCGACCGGAACTGCCACAAATCCGTGATGCACGCGATCATCATGACCGGCGCCGTCCCGGTCTACCTCATCCCGGCACGGAACGAGTACGGGATCATCGGCCCCATCCACAGCCGCGAGTTCCGCCCCGAGGTCATCCGGGAGAAGATCCGGGACTGCCCGCTCATAGAGGACCCTGCACTGCAGACGGTCAGGCTGGCCGCGATCACGAACTCCACCTACGATGGGATCTGCTACAGCGCAGAAAGGATCGAGGAGCAGCTGCGGGGCGTGGTCCCGTACCTCCACTTCGACGAGGCATGGTTCGGCTACGCCAGATTCCATCCCCTCTACGCCGGGCGATTCGGGATGCACACGGAAGACGAGGTCGGCCCGACGGTCTTCGCCACCCAATCGACCCACAAGGTCCTCGCCGCCTTCTCGCAGGGCTCGATGCTCCATATCAGGCAGGGCCGGGGGCCTGTCGACCACCCGCGGTTCAACGAGGCGTTCATGATGTTCACCTCCACCTCCCCTCAGTACACCATCATAGCCTCACTCGACGTCGCCACCAAGATGATGGCCGGGCACTCGGGGAAGTTCCTCGTCGAGGAGTCTATCGAGGAGGCGATCGTCTTCCGGAAGAAGATGGTGACGGTGGCAGAGGAGATCCGGGCAGGGAGCCGGTCCGGGGAGGACTACTGGTGGTTCACCGTCTGGCAGCCCGACTGCATCTTGGACCTTGGAGAGGAGCGGTCGTTTGAGGAGGTGGACGACCGGGTCCTCCTCGACAACGCCGGGTGCTGGCTCCTGGACCCGCACGATGCCTGGCACGGCTTTCCCGGCCTCGAGGAGGGCTACGCCATGCTCGACCCCATCAAGGTGACCATCCTCACCCCCGGGATCGGGCCGGGCGGGGAGATGGAGGACCGGGGGATTCCTGCGGCCATCGTCACGAAGTACCTCCGCAAGAGCGGGATCGTCGTCGAGAAGACCGGGTACTACTCGTTTTTGATCCTCTTCACGCTCGGGATCACCAAGGGCAAGTCCGGGACGCTGCTTGCGGAACTCTTCCGGTTCAAGGCCCTCTACGATGGGAACAGCCCGCTCGAGGAGGTCTTCCCCGATCTCGTGCGGGAGCACCCGGCCCGATATGCCGGCCGGGGCCTCGCCGACCTCTGCCGGGAGATGCACGCCTACCTCCGGGAGCGGCCGATAGCGGACGTCGTCCAGAGGATATGCGCGACGCTGCCGGAACCGGCGATGACGCCGGCGGAGGCCTACCGCCATCTGGTGCGGGGCGAGGTGACGCCGGTGCCGGCAGACGAGCTTGAGGGGAGAACCGTCGCGGTGATGGTCGTGCCCTACCCGCCGGGGATCCCGGTCATCATGCCGGGGGAGCGGTGCGGGCCGGCGACGCGGGGGATCGTCGACTATCTCGTCTCCCTGCAGGAGTTCGACATTCTCTTTCCGGGATTCGAGAACGAGGTGCACGGGGTGGACGTCGTCGCGAGGGACGGACGCCGGGTCTACTACATCTACTGCGTTGCGGAGTGA
- a CDS encoding MFS transporter: MPQQRVSMPASDAVERRTVLIIATLAAFLTPFMGSAVNIALPSIAAEFDLDAVSLSLVASSYLLATAIFLVPLGRCADIYGRKKVFTLGVTIFTASALLSALATSGPMLIVFRFLEGIGSAMIYGTGVAMITSVFPPEERGRVLGINVTAVYVGLSIGPLLGGYLTELLTWRSIFLTNIPLGIYIVYQIRRHLAGEWADACGERLDIVGSVFYGAMLLFAIYGFSLLPEQAGVAAIVAGVAFSVVFYAWERRVESPVLNIGLLASNRAFAFSNLTALINYGATFAVGFLLSLYLQVVRGFDPSLAGLVLITQPVTQALFAAPAGRLSDRVEPRYVASAGMGLTATGLALLTLLSPTTPMTWIVASLILLGFGFALFSSPNTNAVMSSVDRSLYGLASGMLATMRTTGMMFSLGIATVTFALFIGTTQIGPEAQEPFMTSLRVAFSVFAVLCTAGILASLASGRVRE; encoded by the coding sequence GTGCCGCAGCAAAGAGTCTCCATGCCCGCCTCCGACGCCGTCGAACGCCGGACCGTCCTCATCATCGCCACCCTCGCCGCGTTCCTCACCCCGTTCATGGGCTCGGCGGTGAACATCGCGCTCCCGTCGATCGCCGCAGAGTTCGATCTCGACGCCGTCTCCCTCAGCCTCGTGGCCTCGTCGTACCTCCTCGCGACCGCGATCTTCCTCGTCCCGCTCGGGCGGTGCGCCGACATATACGGACGCAAAAAAGTCTTCACCCTCGGCGTGACCATCTTCACCGCGTCGGCCCTGCTCTCCGCGCTTGCGACGTCGGGACCCATGCTCATCGTCTTCCGGTTCCTCGAGGGCATAGGAAGCGCCATGATCTACGGCACCGGGGTCGCCATGATCACGTCGGTCTTCCCTCCAGAGGAGCGGGGGCGGGTGCTCGGGATCAACGTGACCGCCGTCTACGTCGGCCTCTCCATCGGGCCGCTCCTCGGCGGCTACCTCACCGAGCTCCTCACCTGGCGGAGCATCTTCCTCACCAACATCCCCCTCGGTATCTACATCGTCTACCAGATCCGCCGCCACCTTGCCGGGGAGTGGGCCGACGCCTGCGGAGAGCGGCTGGACATCGTCGGTTCGGTTTTCTACGGCGCGATGCTCCTTTTCGCGATATACGGATTCTCGCTCCTTCCGGAGCAGGCCGGCGTCGCGGCAATCGTCGCCGGCGTGGCGTTCTCTGTGGTCTTCTACGCATGGGAGAGAAGGGTGGAAAGTCCGGTTCTCAACATCGGCCTCCTCGCATCGAACCGGGCATTCGCCTTCTCAAACCTGACCGCCCTGATCAACTACGGCGCGACGTTTGCCGTCGGGTTCCTCCTCTCCCTCTACCTCCAGGTGGTCCGTGGGTTCGACCCCAGTCTCGCGGGTCTCGTCCTGATCACGCAGCCGGTCACCCAGGCGCTCTTCGCCGCCCCGGCCGGAAGGCTCTCCGACCGGGTAGAACCCCGGTACGTCGCCTCGGCCGGGATGGGGCTCACTGCCACCGGTCTCGCCCTCCTCACGCTTCTTTCCCCGACCACCCCGATGACCTGGATCGTCGCAAGCCTCATCCTCCTCGGGTTCGGGTTCGCCCTCTTCTCCTCCCCGAACACAAACGCCGTCATGAGCTCGGTCGACCGGTCCCTCTACGGCCTCGCCTCGGGGATGCTCGCCACCATGCGGACGACGGGGATGATGTTCTCGCTCGGCATCGCCACCGTCACGTTCGCCCTCTTCATCGGCACCACCCAGATCGGGCCGGAGGCCCAGGAGCCGTTCATGACGAGCCTCCGGGTGGCGTTCTCCGTCTTCGCCGTCCTCTGCACCGCAGGCATCCTCGCCTCGCTCGCCAGCGGCAGGGTGCGGGAGTGA